Proteins from a single region of Aureibacter tunicatorum:
- a CDS encoding efflux RND transporter periplasmic adaptor subunit yields MKRIFQSAILMGLIVLASCQSEVEKKKAKYEELKQELLQGKGKLDQLEKEITELDPEWKKGNEPNALLVKIEKIKKQPYVHKILARGAVESRQNVEVGAESTGRILQVFALEGKVFKKGQPLVIVDSESIKNQIDEVQINYDLANEIYLKRKRLRENNVGTEVEFLEAKNKKEALEKQLKTLRTNLEYTVVKAPFDGTVDEVFVRQGQVTANGSPLLRFVSLKDMYALSNASERYLGTFSVGDSVDVEFPTLGKTMTLNIDAIGKVIDKVSRTFTVEARIPSGQPNIQPNMVTIMKIADYYNPDAVVVPTNVILEDKHGNYVYTISKDDLDRTVAEKKYVVVESDYEGDAYVSEGLEENDVIIINGHRQATPNTIVQIVK; encoded by the coding sequence ATGAAAAGAATATTTCAATCAGCTATATTAATGGGCTTGATAGTTCTCGCATCTTGCCAAAGCGAAGTCGAGAAAAAGAAGGCCAAATATGAAGAGTTAAAACAAGAGCTTCTTCAAGGAAAGGGGAAGTTGGATCAGTTAGAAAAAGAAATCACAGAACTGGACCCTGAATGGAAAAAAGGCAATGAGCCAAATGCGCTGTTGGTGAAGATCGAGAAGATCAAAAAACAACCATATGTGCATAAAATCCTAGCCAGAGGCGCGGTGGAATCCAGACAAAATGTTGAAGTAGGGGCTGAGTCTACAGGTAGAATTTTACAAGTATTCGCTTTAGAAGGCAAAGTATTCAAAAAAGGCCAACCGCTTGTGATTGTTGATTCTGAATCGATCAAAAATCAAATCGATGAAGTTCAAATCAATTACGATTTGGCCAATGAGATATATTTGAAAAGAAAAAGACTGAGAGAAAACAATGTAGGAACAGAGGTGGAGTTCCTAGAGGCTAAGAACAAAAAAGAGGCTTTGGAAAAGCAGCTTAAGACTTTGAGAACAAACTTGGAATATACGGTAGTTAAAGCTCCTTTTGATGGAACTGTAGATGAAGTATTCGTGAGACAAGGCCAGGTGACTGCTAATGGCTCTCCTTTGTTGAGGTTTGTAAGTCTTAAGGACATGTATGCGTTGTCGAATGCTTCGGAAAGATACTTGGGTACTTTTAGTGTTGGAGATAGCGTGGATGTTGAGTTCCCTACATTAGGCAAGACAATGACGCTGAATATTGACGCGATTGGAAAAGTGATTGATAAAGTCTCAAGAACTTTTACTGTAGAAGCTAGAATACCAAGCGGACAGCCGAATATTCAACCGAATATGGTGACCATCATGAAGATTGCCGATTATTATAATCCAGATGCGGTGGTAGTTCCTACGAATGTGATCTTGGAAGACAAGCATGGCAATTATGTGTATACGATTTCCAAAGATGATTTGGATAGAACTGTAGCGGAGAAAAAGTATGTGGTTGTGGAAAGCGATTATGAAGGTGATGCTTATGTCTCTGAAGGTTTGGAAGAAAATGATGTGATCATAATAAATGGCCACCGTCAAGCGACTCCGAACACTATTGTTCAAATCGTGAAGTAG
- a CDS encoding efflux RND transporter permease subunit, translated as MEEKDKNKLLKEFGLTTMSVNNRATVFVITVLIITFGVFSYQSLPRENFPEVKIPTVYIGTAYPGNSPIDMEDLVTRPIEREVKLEKDIDKITSTSVDGYSAVSVEFATNVDVSDALSRVKNAVDKAKIDLPKDLPADPDVQELDFAEFPILNISFSGDYSKAQLRDFADMLKDQVERFPEVSKGEIKGVDDREVHINVDPYEMEAREISFGDIEQAVQAENINVSGGEIVNDGIRRSVRIEGEFENPQGMLDIIVKEEGSKPVYLGDIATVDYGYVDQESFSKVNLHPVVTLDVIKRSGENLLDATEKVYGLLDQMQETKVFPSDLEIIVTGDQSTKTRKDVKNLENNIISGVILVVLVLLFFLNTRNALFVGMAIPLSMFMSFMILGAFGITINMMVLFSLIMALGMLVDNGIVVVENVYRLMEEGMNPIEAAKKGVGEVAWPIIASTATTLAAFLPLALWPGIMGQFMRYLPITLMITLSSSLFVALVINPVFIATFMKVEKEKKVINHKRVLTIGGSLILVGILFLVFKKTVVGNLFGVAGTLVLLDVYVLTPLAHKFQNTLLPWLERVYEKVLTSALNGKMPYIYFGGTVMALFVSFGLLVNFMPNVLFFPENIPTQVHVFVEYPVGTDIQKTITLAEELEVSVNKVLEPYRHAVKSVVTSVGIGSNDPGAEITAEGAATPHKARITVDFVDFEEREGVDTREILNEIRGVTGGYVGVSVTADKNSDGPPVGKPVQIEVSGEDYQQIIEISENLISRVNNSGIEGIEKLKSDLEVGKPQYSLKLDREQARIFGISTGQIAEELRTSIFGKDISTYKDGIDDWDIKVRLAEPYRYDPTTLLNRRVTFQNKQGKIVQVPISSVANFDLTSTYGAIKHKDQKRVVTITSNVLDGYNATLINDQIRNLVDGMELPIGYNIVFGGEQEKQAEEMAFLSQALLLAIFLIFIILVAQFNAISAPFIVLSSVVFSTIGVFMGLVIFQMDFIVIMTMLGIISLAGIVVNNAIVLIDYTNLLKARAEEELPKGKTLTIEMIKEQIVNSGKTRLRPVLLTAITTVLGLLPLAIGLNIDFIKFLQEYNFDFFVGGDNVAFWGPMSWTIIFGLTFATFLTLVIVPVMYLLIEKLQKALRRS; from the coding sequence ATGGAAGAAAAAGATAAAAATAAATTGCTGAAAGAGTTCGGTTTGACCACCATGTCGGTCAATAACCGAGCTACAGTATTCGTGATTACGGTGTTGATCATAACCTTTGGAGTATTCTCTTATCAATCATTGCCAAGAGAAAATTTCCCCGAGGTTAAAATTCCAACTGTATATATAGGTACAGCTTATCCAGGGAACTCTCCGATTGATATGGAGGATTTGGTAACAAGACCCATAGAGCGGGAAGTGAAGCTGGAAAAAGATATAGACAAAATCACGTCGACATCTGTTGACGGTTATTCAGCGGTATCAGTTGAGTTCGCGACAAATGTTGATGTGAGCGATGCGTTGTCAAGAGTTAAGAATGCCGTTGACAAGGCGAAAATTGATTTGCCTAAAGATTTGCCTGCTGATCCTGATGTGCAGGAGCTTGACTTTGCCGAGTTTCCAATTTTGAATATTAGTTTCTCGGGAGATTATTCCAAAGCTCAGTTGCGTGATTTTGCGGACATGCTGAAGGATCAAGTGGAAAGGTTTCCAGAAGTTTCAAAAGGTGAGATCAAAGGTGTGGACGACCGAGAGGTGCATATCAATGTTGACCCTTATGAAATGGAAGCCCGTGAAATTAGTTTTGGCGATATAGAGCAAGCTGTTCAGGCTGAAAATATTAATGTGTCAGGCGGTGAGATTGTCAATGATGGAATTAGACGATCTGTAAGAATCGAGGGAGAATTCGAGAATCCTCAAGGCATGCTTGATATCATTGTGAAAGAAGAAGGAAGCAAGCCGGTTTACTTAGGCGATATCGCTACGGTTGATTACGGTTATGTGGACCAAGAAAGTTTCTCTAAAGTGAACTTGCATCCAGTAGTGACTCTTGATGTCATCAAAAGAAGTGGAGAAAACTTATTGGATGCTACCGAGAAGGTATATGGATTGCTTGATCAGATGCAGGAGACGAAAGTTTTTCCTTCTGATTTGGAAATTATCGTGACAGGTGATCAGTCGACAAAGACTAGAAAAGATGTTAAGAACTTGGAGAACAATATCATATCGGGTGTGATCTTGGTGGTATTGGTGCTTCTATTTTTCTTGAATACTCGTAATGCCTTATTTGTGGGTATGGCGATTCCGCTATCCATGTTTATGTCATTTATGATTTTGGGAGCTTTTGGCATTACGATCAATATGATGGTATTATTCTCCTTGATCATGGCTTTGGGTATGCTCGTGGATAATGGTATTGTGGTAGTGGAAAATGTCTATCGTTTGATGGAGGAAGGGATGAACCCGATTGAAGCTGCCAAAAAAGGTGTTGGAGAGGTTGCTTGGCCGATAATCGCGTCAACAGCTACTACATTGGCTGCGTTCTTGCCTTTAGCTTTATGGCCGGGAATTATGGGGCAGTTCATGAGGTATTTGCCGATAACATTGATGATTACGCTTTCAAGTTCATTATTTGTGGCATTGGTGATTAATCCTGTTTTCATCGCTACTTTCATGAAAGTTGAAAAAGAGAAAAAGGTTATTAATCATAAAAGAGTATTGACGATTGGCGGAAGCTTGATATTGGTAGGGATATTATTCTTGGTGTTTAAGAAGACGGTTGTCGGGAACTTATTTGGCGTGGCAGGTACTTTAGTGTTGTTGGATGTGTATGTTTTGACTCCGTTGGCGCATAAGTTTCAAAATACTCTATTGCCGTGGCTTGAGAGAGTATATGAAAAAGTGTTGACTTCAGCGCTTAATGGCAAAATGCCATACATATACTTTGGCGGTACTGTGATGGCCTTATTTGTATCGTTTGGTCTTCTGGTGAACTTTATGCCAAATGTTCTTTTCTTCCCGGAGAATATTCCAACGCAAGTGCACGTATTTGTGGAATATCCAGTAGGGACTGATATTCAAAAGACCATTACACTTGCAGAGGAATTAGAAGTGAGTGTGAATAAAGTCTTGGAGCCATACAGACATGCGGTGAAGTCGGTTGTGACAAGTGTAGGAATTGGCTCAAATGATCCTGGAGCAGAGATCACAGCAGAAGGAGCTGCTACGCCTCATAAAGCTAGAATTACCGTTGACTTTGTGGATTTTGAAGAGCGAGAAGGCGTGGATACGCGTGAAATTCTAAATGAAATAAGAGGTGTCACTGGCGGATATGTTGGCGTGAGTGTGACAGCGGATAAAAACTCCGATGGACCTCCAGTTGGTAAGCCTGTTCAGATAGAAGTATCTGGTGAAGATTATCAGCAGATCATTGAAATTAGCGAGAACTTGATTTCTAGAGTGAATAATTCAGGAATTGAAGGTATCGAAAAGTTGAAGTCGGACTTGGAGGTTGGAAAGCCTCAGTATTCTTTGAAACTTGACAGAGAGCAAGCTAGAATATTTGGAATATCGACAGGCCAAATTGCCGAAGAGCTTAGAACATCGATCTTTGGTAAGGATATTTCCACATACAAGGACGGTATTGATGATTGGGATATTAAAGTAAGATTGGCGGAGCCATATAGATACGATCCGACGACATTGTTGAACAGAAGAGTTACTTTCCAAAATAAGCAAGGTAAAATCGTTCAGGTGCCGATATCGTCAGTTGCTAATTTTGACTTGACTTCGACATATGGAGCGATAAAGCACAAGGATCAAAAGCGTGTGGTAACGATTACTTCCAATGTCTTGGACGGATATAACGCGACATTGATAAATGACCAAATTAGAAATTTGGTGGATGGAATGGAGTTGCCGATAGGATATAATATCGTGTTTGGTGGCGAGCAGGAGAAGCAAGCTGAGGAAATGGCTTTCTTGAGTCAAGCCTTGTTGTTGGCGATCTTCTTGATCTTTATCATTTTGGTGGCTCAGTTCAACGCAATTTCAGCACCTTTCATCGTATTGAGTTCGGTAGTCTTTAGTACAATTGGCGTGTTTATGGGATTGGTTATATTCCAAATGGACTTTATTGTCATCATGACCATGTTGGGAATCATCTCCTTGGCGGGTATTGTGGTGAACAATGCGATCGTATTGATTGACTATACAAATTTGCTTAAAGCCAGAGCGGAAGAAGAGCTTCCTAAAGGAAAAACGCTTACTATTGAGATGATTAAGGAGCAGATTGTGAATTCAGGGAAAACGAGACTTCGTCCAGTATTATTGACTGCGATTACTACTGTGCTTGGTTTGTTGCCGTTGGCTATCGGATTGAATATCGACTTTATCAAATTTTTACAAGAGTATAATTTTGATTTCTTTGTTGGTGGTGATAACGTGGCTTTCTGGGGACCAATGTCATGGACAATTATTTTTGGTTTGACATTCGCTACATTCTTGACGCTAGTCATCGTTCCAGTGATGTATTTATTGATTGAAAAATTGCAAAAGGCTTTAAGAAGGTCTTAA